TGCGCGAGAAGTACGGCCCCGAGTTTTACTCCGAGATCGGGCACAAGGGCGGGCAGAAGGGCGGCGAGACCGTTCGCGACAAGTACGGGCCCGAGTTCTACTCCGAGATCGGACACAAGGGCGGTCAGCGCGTGAAGGAGCTGATCGAAGAAGGCAAGCAGTCCGAGGGCGAGGGCGGAGGCGAGAAGAAGTAGATCTTCGCGCGTCCGCGCAGCGGCGCGTCGAAACAAGAACAACCGAGGGCCGGGGCGGATAAAGGAACTTCCTCCCGGCCCTCTCCTCATTTGCGCTTGCCATGACGTTTGTCGGGGCGCGCGCTCGCCTCGGGGCCGCCGAACTCGACGAGGTAGCGCTCGAGGTCGATTTTTTTCAAGGTATTGGCCGAGCTCATGTAGCGGACCGTGCCATAAATGGGCCGCTCCGGGGCCCAGGGGCGGTCGTAGCGGCCGAACGTCCAGAGGATGCCCGAATACGAGTTCGGGTCGCGGCCGTCGAGCGCGTACTTGTCGTTGAGCTCGATCAGGGCGGCGAGGGCCTCACGCGGGGAGCGGGTCCATTCGAGCACGCGTTTGCCCCAGAGCATACGCAGGTAGTTGTGGATGCGGCCGTCCCGCAAGAGCTCGCGTTGCGCCGCGTTCCAGAGGGGATCGGCCGTGCGCGCGCCCTCGAGCTCGGCGAGGGAATAGATCGCCGGGCGGGGGTCGGGTTCGTGATCGGCGAGGGTCTTCTGGGCCCAGTCGGGGAGGGACTCGAACCGCTTCGCGTCGTCCGGCCGCAGGGCGCAGAGGTTCAGGCCGATCTCGCGCCAGGTGACGAGCTCGTCGAGGAAGGACGCGGCAGGCGCGCTCATGCCCCAGAAGCCCTCGCGCTTGCCGCCGGCGGGTTTGGTCTTTTTTTCGGACCAGCCCTCGAGCCGCTCGAGCTCGGCGAAGACCTCGTGCACGGAGACGTGGCCCAAATGCAGATAAGGCGAGAGGCCGCTCGTCGCGCGGGCGTCGGGGTCGTTGCGCTCGGCGTCGTAACGGATGAGGTTCACCCGGAGGAAATGGGCGAGCGCGGCGCGGCCGGCCTCGGGGCCGCCCGGGATGCGGGTGACGACGGGGACCGCGTGATCGATCGGGAGCGCGGCGAGCGCGGCAGGCGAGGCCGAGAGGAGCTCGGGGGAGGCCATGGGCCAGCGCGTGAGGACATCCCGCGGGAGGAGCTCTTTCGAAGGCGCCGGGAGGGCCGCGGCGAGCGGATCGGCGAGCGGGCGATGGCGCAGGTGTGGGAGGAGGTTTTTCTGGAGATACGCGCGGAACGAGAATGCGGTGGTGAAGACACGATCGGGGGCGTGGATGGGCAAGAGGCCGTTCGAATCGACCTGCTCGAAGCGGACGGGGATCTGCTTCGCGGCGGCGGCGATCATGCGGGGCAGGAAAAACGTGGGATAGTCGTCGGTGACGACGAGGCACGCGCGGCCGGCGAGCGCGGCGACGAGGCCTTTGCCCGCCCCGGGCCGAGGTTCGACGTAGGCGTGGTGGACGACGCCGGCCGCGGCGAGGCGGCGGGCATTGTCGGCCATGCCCCGGAGGACGAACGCGTGGAGACGATCACTCGCGTGGAGGTAACCGACGCGCAGGGCTTCGAGGACGACGAGGGGGCGGCCGAGGGCACGCGCCCACGCAGCGGCGCGCTCGAGGCCGAAGTTGAAATGGGTGCGCCGCGCCGCCGTCATCCAGTAGAGCACGAAATCGCCGTCGGGCCGGAGGTCACGGTCGTTCGCCAGGCG
The window above is part of the Polyangium spumosum genome. Proteins encoded here:
- a CDS encoding KGG domain-containing protein, whose amino-acid sequence is MAEKKEQSGKGQMTVEEAGRLGGEARKEELGSEGYAEIGRKGGETVREKYGPEFYSEIGHKGGQKGGETVRDKYGPEFYSEIGHKGGQRVKELIEEGKQSEGEGGGEKK
- a CDS encoding deoxyribodipyrimidine photolyase, with translation MTNPDLLLRESCVPSDRVRLANDRDLRPDGDFVLYWMTAARRTHFNFGLERAAAWARALGRPLVVLEALRVGYLHASDRLHAFVLRGMADNARRLAAAGVVHHAYVEPRPGAGKGLVAALAGRACLVVTDDYPTFFLPRMIAAAAKQIPVRFEQVDSNGLLPIHAPDRVFTTAFSFRAYLQKNLLPHLRHRPLADPLAAALPAPSKELLPRDVLTRWPMASPELLSASPAALAALPIDHAVPVVTRIPGGPEAGRAALAHFLRVNLIRYDAERNDPDARATSGLSPYLHLGHVSVHEVFAELERLEGWSEKKTKPAGGKREGFWGMSAPAASFLDELVTWREIGLNLCALRPDDAKRFESLPDWAQKTLADHEPDPRPAIYSLAELEGARTADPLWNAAQRELLRDGRIHNYLRMLWGKRVLEWTRSPREALAALIELNDKYALDGRDPNSYSGILWTFGRYDRPWAPERPIYGTVRYMSSANTLKKIDLERYLVEFGGPEASARPDKRHGKRK